One window from the genome of Elaeis guineensis isolate ETL-2024a chromosome 5, EG11, whole genome shotgun sequence encodes:
- the LOC105045794 gene encoding probable LRR receptor-like serine/threonine-protein kinase At1g67720, producing MATLLHLLFFQLLLSSASKAQMPGFVSLDCGGKEEYTDDIGLLWIPDDQFIHGGQTANISIPGENPKQYMKVRYFPADSRKYCYTLSVKTRTRYLVRASFLYGNFDKSNFYPMFDLSIGATHWSTIVISDANVMEVRELILLASSPTISVCLSNATTGQPFISTLELRQFNGSLYYTTYETQFFLSLSARINFGAESNDSVRYPDDPFDRIWESDSARRANYLVDVAPGTEAISTEKPIDVSTGERPPEKVMQTAVVGQNGSLTYRLDLDGFPANGWAFSYFAEIEDFGPDETRKFKLVIPGLPVFSKPTVDVQENAQGKYRLYEPGYNNVSLPFVFSFGFRKTNDSSRGPILNALEIYKYLQINFGSQDATAMGSFVSHYQEADWAREGGDPCVPASWSWVQCNSDQQPRVVSINLSRKNLTGNFPLELTKLPGLVELRLDGNELTGPIPDFGGCPNLEYIHLENNELSGALPSSLADLPSLRELYVQNNMLSGLVPQGLLSKKIIFNYSGNLHLRKGKKDTSRVIIIICSVTGVSMLLVIGIAYYLFTQRKGKNIPKDKVTSVPPAKKLSTFFSEVATESAHKYSLSEIEDATGKFEKRIGSGGFGIVYYGKMADGKEIAVKVLTNDSFQGIREFLNEVTLLSRIHHRNLVTFLGYSQQDGKNILVYEFMHNGTLKEHLRGPSARERTLNWIKRLEIAEDAAKGIEYLHTGCFPTIIHRDLKSSNILLDKHMRAKVSDFGLSKPAVDCSHVSSIVRGTVGYLDPEYYISQQLTEKSDIYSFGVILLELISGQEPISNENFGLNCRNIVAWAKSYIENGNIEAVMDPMLPDDYNMQSLWKIAETAVMCVKPQGIQRPTISEVLKEIQEAIAIERVSGLHGECPAKVISKKTMGSSVNSDMICSATPEQNVSVPELFVQPGLR from the exons ATGGCCACTCTTCTCCACCTACTCTTCTTCCAATTGCTTCTCTCCTCAGCATCAAAAGCTCAGATGCCTG GTTTTGTAAGTTTGGATTGTGGAGGTAAAGAGGAGTATACAGATGATATTGGACTTCTATGGATTCCTGATGATCAATTTATTCATGGTGGTCAAACTGCCAACATATCTATCCCAGGTGAGAACCCCAAGCAATACATGAAAGTCAGATATTTCCCTGCGGATAGCAGAAAGTATTGCTACACATTAAGTGTGAAGACTAGAACCCGCTACCTTGTAAGAGCAAGTTTCTTATATGGCAACTTTGACAAAAGTAATTTTTATCCGATGTTTGACCTCTCTATTGGGGCAACTCATTGGTCAACTATTGTAATTTCTGATGCAAATGTAATGGAAGTTCGAGAGTTGATTTTGCTGGCTTCTTCTCCAACGATAAGTGTGTGTCTGTCAAATGCTACCACTGGGCAGCCGTTCATTTCTACCCTTGAGCTTCGTCAGTTTAATGGTTCACTTTATTATACAACCTATGAAACTCAATTCTTTCTCAGCCTATCTGCAAGAATAAACTTTGGTGCTGAGAGCAATGATTCAGTAAG GTATCCAGATGATCCATTTGATAGAATATGGGAATCTGATTCTGCAAGAAGGGCAAATTACCTTGTTGATGTTGCTCCGGGAACTGAAGCAATATCTACGGAAAAGCCAATAGATGTTAGCACTGGTGAAAGACCACCAGAAAAGGTGATGCAGACAGCTGTGGTGGGTCAAAATGGTTCCTTGACATACCGATTAGACTTGGATGGTTTTCCAGCAAATGGTTGGGCATTCTCATACTTCgcagaaattgaagattttggTCCAGATGAAACCAGGAAATTTAAGCTAGTAATTCCAGGCTTGCCAGTATTTAGTAAACCCACTGTTGACGTTCAAGAAAATGCTCAAGGGAAGTACCGGCTCTATGAACCAGGATATAACAATGTGTCCCTACCATTTGTCTTCTCTTTTGGGTTTAGAAAAACAAATGATTCATCCAGGGGACCTATCTTGAATGCTTTGGAGATTTATAAATACCTGCAGATAAATTTTGGTTCTCAAGATG CAACTGCCATGGGCAGTTTTGTTTCGCACTATCAAGAGGCAGATTGGGCTCGagaaggtggtgatccatgtgtgcCAGCTTCATGGTCTTGGGTGCAGTGTAATTCAGATCAACAACCAAGAGTAGTTTCAAT CAATTTATCTAGGAAGAATTTGACAGGGAATTTTCCTTTGGAACTGACAAAGTTACCAGGCTTGGTTGAATT GCGACTTGATGGGAACGAACTTACTGGTCCAATACCTGATTTTGGTGGATGCCCAAATCTGGAGTATAT TCATCTTGAGAACAATGAACTCAGTGGTGCGTTACCTTCATCCTTGGCAGACCTACCAAGTCTACGAGAACT GTACGTTCAGAATAATATGTTGTCAGGATTGGTGCCACAAGGGCTTCTCAgtaaaaaaatcattttcaa TTATTCAGGAAATCTGCATCTTCGCAAGGGAAAGAAAGACACCAGTCGTGTAATAATTATCATCTGTTCTGTAACTGGAGTTTCTATGCTGCTGGTCATTGGTATAGCATACTACTTGTTCACTCAGAGAAAAGGGAAAAATATCCCAAAAG ACAAAGTTACCAGTGTCCCACCAGCTAAAAAGTTGAGTACTTTCTTCAGTGAAGTGGCGACAGAATCAGCACATAAGTATTCATTATCTGAAATTGAAGATGCGACTGGGAAGTTTGAAAAGAGAATAGGCTCTGGAGGTTTTGGGATCGTATATTATGGAAAGATGGCAGATGGAAAAGAAATCGCAGTGAAAGTTCTCACGAACGATTCCTTCCAGGGAATCAGAGAGTTCCTAAACGAG GTGACACTGCTTTCTAGAATTCATCATAGGAATCTTGTCACGTTTCTGGGTTACAGCCAACAAGATGGGAAAAACATCCTCGTCTATGAATTTATGCATAATGGAACCTTAAAGGAGCACCTTCGTG GACCTTCAGCTCGGGAAAGAACTCTTAACTGGATCAAGCGCCTTGAGATTGCGGAGGATGCTGCAAAAG GGATTGAGTACCTTCACACGGGCTGCTTTCCCACCATCATTCATAGGGATCTTAAGAGTAGCAACATTCTTCTTGACAAGCACATGAGAGCAAAGGTCTCAGATTTTGGTCTCTCAAAACCTGCAGTGGATTGTTCCCATGTCTCAAGCATTGTTCGGGGAACTGTTGGATATCTGGACCCTGA GTACTACATCTCTCAGCAATTAACAGAAAAGAGCGATATCTACAGTTTTGGTGTTATTCTCCTGGAGCTGATATCAGGTCAAGAACCAATATCCAATGAAAATTTTGGCCTCAACTGCCGTAACATTGTGGCCTGG GCAAAGTCATATATTGAGAATGGGAACATCGAGGCTGTCATGGACCCCATGCTGCCGGATGATTATAACATGCAATCATTGTGGAAGATTGCTGAGACTGCTGTTATGTGTGTCAAACCACAAGGGATTCAAAGACCAACTATATCAGAAGTGCTCAAGGAAATACAAGAAGCTATTGCAATCGAGCGAGTCTCAGGGCTTCATGGAGAATGCCCTGCTAAGGTAATATCAAAGAAGACCATGGGCTCTTCTGTGAATTCGGACATGATTTGCTCAGCTACTCCTGAACAAAATGTGTCTGTTCCTGAGCTGTTTGTGCAGCCAGGACTCCGATAG
- the LOC105045793 gene encoding L-ascorbate peroxidase, cytosolic, with protein MGKSYPTVSAEYQKAVEKCRRKLRGFIAEKNCAPLMLRLAWHSAGTYDVSTKTGGPFGTMRYKAEQGHGANNGLEIAVRLLEPIKEQFPILSYADFYQLAGVVAVEITGGPEVPFHPGREDKPEPPKEGRLPDATKGCDHLRDVFVTHMGLTDKDIVALSGGHTLGRCHKERSGFEGAWTSNPLIFDNSYFKELLSGEKDDLLQLPSDKALLTDPAFRPLVERYAADEDVFFADYAEAHMKLSELGFADA; from the exons ATGGGGAAGTCGTACCCAACAGTGAGCGCGGAGTACCAGAAGGCGGTGGAGAAGTGCCGCCGGAAGCTTCGTGGGTTCATCGCGGAGAAGAACTGCGCGCCGTTGATGCTCCGCCTGGC GTGGCACTCGGCGGGGACGTACGATGTGAGCACGAAGACGGGTGGTCCGTTCGGGACCATGAGATACAAGGCGGAGCAGGGGCACGGGGCGAACAATGGGCTTGAGATCGCCGTCCGATTGCTGGAGCCGATCAAGGAGCAGTTCCCCATTCTCTCCTATGCGGATTTCTATCAG ctGGCTGGAGTTGTGGCCGTGGAGATCACTGGGGGGCCGGAGGTCCCTTTCCATCCTGGTCGGGAG GACAAGCCTGAACCCCCTAAGGAAGGCCGTCTGCCTGATGCCACCAAAG GTTGTGACCACCTGAGAGATGTATTTGTTACTCACATGGGTTTGACTGATAAGGACATTGTTGCTCTGTCTGGTGGGCACACACTG GGAAGGTGCCACAAGGAGCGCTCTGGTTTTGAAGGGGCttggacatcaaatccacttatcTTTGATAACTCATACTTCAA GGAGCTTCTGAGTGGTGAGAAGGACGACCTTCTCCAGCTTCCATCTGACAAAGCCCTTCTTACTGACCCAGCTTTCCGCCCTCTTGTGGAAAGATATGCCGCG GATGAGGATGTTTTCTTTGCCGACTATGCTGAAGCTCACATGAAGCTTTCTGAACTGGG GTTTGCTGATGCTTGa
- the LOC105046162 gene encoding uncharacterized protein, with protein MPASKIRPASPSSISFKLHLIIHEIGGLPFDKLEDRGKNSLVVQIGWRGSGRKSSFLPTAFRKNCTSKQPIHPNGVVSWDEGFDQTCKLKRKNSQRFTSWIIDLEIQEYDQDLKVKVVAKAEIDIAEFAPSYREKRIGIPMICNIKGHTAQALLKVEFHFVELQTKGSIAFMLPRAFSLRSFSCTGFRQNYNNRIQNPTSGLSKYLSEAETSSDDEPELNYRKLSVTNILLVDQFNGKIEDHKDEKDLYLRESPARIKQQPSVVRILSWNKTKASSRAVNYHRGTPLLNKACSEDGGDDIDKERRQSIGQFLALSRETEVHPEGKPRTFGFEDDGRFEVGNWQKKRVVSRDGQMELVTDIFLASIDQRSEKAAGGSACTVIAVVIADWLHNNPKTLPLRCQFDQLVREGSLEWRKLCADENHNGKFFDHHFDLDTVLEAKIRPLSEVKKMSYVGFFSLDDMPDSLKFLQGAMSFDILWKELICGDESEERVYIASWNDHFFVLKIEKNVIYLIDTFGERLFEGCNQAYILKFSKESMVYRRHTDSGSQTIDSGECTKNVPHGEGMDEDSDSSKEVVCEGTESCKRYIKEFLAALPLRELQNEIKRGVAEEAILHRHLQIEFHYTAPCYMGN; from the exons ATGCCGGCATCAAAGATCCGGCCTGCTTCCCCTTCCAGCATTAGTTTTAAGCTACACCTAATCATCCATGAGATTGGAGGTCTGCCCTTTGACAAGTTAGAGGACCGTGGCAAGAACAGCTTGGTGGTGCAGATAGGATGGAGAGGGAGTGGAAGAAAATCTAGTTTCTTACCCACGGCATTCAGAAAGAATTGCACATCCAAGCAGCCAATCCATCCCAATGGTGTTGTAAGCTGGGATGAAGGATTCGACCAAACCTGCAAGCTTAAGAGGAAGAACTCTCAGAGATTTACAAGTTGGATCATCGACCTGGAAATTCAA GAATATGATCAGGATTTAAAAGTGAAAGTTGTTGCGAAGGCTGAGATAGATATTGCTGAATTTGCCCCATCATATAGGGAGAAAAGAATTGGAATTCCAATGATCTGCAACATCAAAGGCCACACTGCTCAGGCCCTGctgaag GTTGAATTCCATTTTGTTGAGCTCCAAACAAAGGGCAGCATTGCATTCATGCTGCCACGAGCTTTTAGTCTACGCTCTTTTTCATGCACTGGATTTCGGCAAAACTACAATAACAGGATTCAAAATCCAACGAGCGGTCTATCAAAATATTTGTCTGAAGCAGAAACCTCATCAGATGATGAACCTGAATTAAATTATCGGAAGCTATCGGTTActaatattctccttgttgaccAATTCAATGGCAAAATTGAAGATCATAAGGATGAGAAAGATCTGTATCTCCGGGAATCACCTGCCAGGATCAAACAGCAACCTTCTGTTGTCAGGATCCTCTCATGGAACAAGACGAAGGCTAGTTCGAGGGCAGTAAACTATCACAGAGGTACACCACTCCTGAACAAGGCATGCAGTGAAGATGGTGGTGATGATATCGACAAAGAACGGCGCCAATCGATCGGCCAATTCTTGGCACTTTCACGAGAAACTGAAGTGCACCCTGAGGGGAAACCACGGACttttggatttgaggatgatggtCGCTTTGAAGTTGGAAATTGGCAAAAGAAGAGAGTGGTAAGCAGAGATGGGCAGATGGAGCTTGTAACGGATATATTTCTTGCATCCATTGATCAGCGAAGCGAGAAAGCTGCAGGTGGAAGTGCCTGTACGGTGATTGCAGTTGTCATTGCTGACTGGCTACACAACAATCCAAAGACTCTGCCATTGCGATGCCAATTTGATCAGTTGGTACGTGAAGGATCCTTGGAATGGAGAAAACTCTGTGCAGATGAGAACCACAATGGAAAATTTTTTGACCATCACTTCGACCTTGACACTGTATTAGAAGCAAAAATACGACCACTGTCAGAAGTCAAGAAGATGTCTTATGTAGGATTTTTTAGCCTGGATGACATGCCTGACAGTCTAAAATTCCTGCAAGGGGCTATGTCCTTTGACATACTATGGAAGGAGCTCATTTGTGGTGATGAATCTGAAGAGAGAGTATACATTGCCAGTTGGAATGACCATTTCTTTGTtctcaaaatagaaaaaaatgtcATTTATTTGATCGACACCTTCGGCGAAAGGCTGTTTGAAGGCTGCAATCAAgcatatattttgaaattcagCAAAGAGAGCATGGTTTATCGACGGCATACAGATTCAGGCAGCCAAACTATAGACTCTGGTGAATGCACTAAAAACGTTCCACATGGTGAAGGAATGGATGAGGATAGTGATTCATCTAAAGAGGTTGTCTGCGAAGGAACGGAATCCTGTAAACGATACATCAAGGAATTTCTTGCAGCTCTTCCACTAAGGGAACTTCAAAATGAAATTAAGAGGGGAGTGGCGGAAGAAGCCATTTTGCATCGGCACCTGCAAATAGAGTTCCACTACACAGCTCCTTGTTATATGGGAAATTAG